A part of Asterias rubens chromosome 14, eAstRub1.3, whole genome shotgun sequence genomic DNA contains:
- the LOC117299279 gene encoding uncharacterized protein LOC117299279, which yields MYTLLQCIQRECDKCGVENITECLGNLTSCTKQTTPLKWKKWIRHTKIDDGKKTSKMALDTKDGTLEELISELQEEATTISQHLFTAAWQSNQFTTLTSAPPAGWVIMVLDFAENYACRYQDEIQSVHWGHDSATLRPIVAYYQCPKCQQPTTVSMIMITEDNNHDHHAVHSFTDVAVEYLKTKLAPGYIKKVVRFSDGCQNQYKSRNPFMDFSFGSSDYDVEFQHKFFGSRHGKGPSDGESGVIKRQASDAVMSGSAVIGTASDLYKFVRNNATHPDDPDKCQHFQRSAFWISDISRNRNRQVTKTVAGTRQFHSVLSVRPKVIAVRRLSCFCHACIEEKGAKCCNSSYVQRYVHTSLEAGVKAKQPAQESSEVSLVVEPLAEVSHTMSSAKGSSSADSLVVTVDERVYKVGEYVAVIFDDAWWAGEVTNVSDEMCLVNFLTRKGENHFAWPSQKDDAWIQKKGIFKQLPSPPTPVTSRYLGFDPGVFKDVTSAVSRYLQENEH from the exons ATGTACACCTTGCTTCAATGCATTCAAAGAGAGTGTGACAAATGTGGAGTGGAAAATATCACCGAGTGCCTGGGAAACCTGACttcatgcacaaaacaaacaacaccacTGAAGTGGAAAAAATGGATAAGACATACCAAAATTGACGATGGCAAGAAAACATCCAAAATGGCCTTGGACACCAAAGATGGAACACTGGAAGAGTTGATATCAGAGCTCCAAGAAGAAGCCACGACAATATCTCAACATCTTTTCACAGCAGCATGGCAAAGTAATCAATTTACAACGCTAACAAGTGCTCCACCTGCAGGTTGGGTGATAATGGTCTTGGACTTTGCAGAGAACTATGCATGTCGTTATCAGGACGAAATTCAGAGCGTGCACTGGGGGCATGATTCTGCAACACTGCGTCCTATTGTAGCATACTATCAGTGTCCAAAGTGCCAGCAACCAACAACAGTCTCCATGATAATGATCACAGAAGACAACAATCATGACCACCATGCAGTGCACTCCTTTACAGATGTTGCGGTTGAGTACTTAAAGACAAAGTTAGCACCTGGGTACATCAAGAAGGTGGTAAGATTCTCTGACGGCTGCCAAAACCAATACAAATCCAGAAACCCCTTTATGGATTTCTCCTTTGGTTCGTCTGATTATGATGTAGAATTTCAGCACAAGTTCTTTGGGTCGAGACATGGAAAAGGCCCTAGTGACGGCGAGAGCGGTGTCATAAAGCGTCAAGCTTCAGATGCAGTGATGTCTGGGAGTGCAGTAATTGGTACTGCATCtgatttgtacaaatttgtCAGAAATAATGCCACCCATCCAGATGATCCCGATAAATGCCAACACTTCCAACGATCTGCCTTTTGGATCAGTGACATAAGCAGGAACAGAAACCGCCAAGTGACCAAGACAGTTGCCGGGACACGACAGTTCCACAGCGTGCTTTCAGTTAGGCCAAAAGTAATTGCTGTTCGTCGACTGTCATGCTTTTGTCATGCCTGTATAGAAGAGAAAGGAGCCAAATGCTGTAACTCAAGCTATGTACAGCGGTATGTGCATACTTCCCTGGAAGCAGGAGTAAAAGCCAAGCAACCAGCTCAAGAATCATCAGAAGTATCCCTTGTAGTAGAGCCATTGGCAGAGGTTTCTCACACAATGTCTTCAGCCAAGGGCTCATCTTCAGCAGATTCTCTAGTGGTCACAGTTGATGAAAGGGTGTACAAAG TTGGTGAATACGTAGCGGTCATATTTGATGATGCTTGGTGGGCAGGGGAAGTGACTAATGTCTCTGATGAAATGTGCTTGGTCAACTTTCTAACGAGGAAGGGGGAAAACCACTTTGCTTGGCCATCACAGAAAGATGATGCGTGGATTCAAAAGAAGGgcatttttaaacaattgcCATCTCCACCAACACCAGTTACAAGTCGCTACCTTGGATTTGATCCTGGAGTATTTAAAGATGTAACGTCTGCTGTTTCTAGGTACCTGCAAGAAAACGAACATTAG